In Euphorbia lathyris chromosome 10, ddEupLath1.1, whole genome shotgun sequence, the DNA window catatgctcgagtcagtcgagcccattataaaagaaaacgaggagatactggcccttgctattgaaggatcgagaaaaaggaaagggatctctcccaatctaaaccatcttgataaaggcAAGGGGGCTGagctcaccgaaacgaagggaaaggaattaaagaggcccaaaggaaagtgctactattgtggtgacttggggcattggaagagaaactgcatggagtacctgACCTTCCACAAGAAGAAAAATGACggtacttcaacatctggtatgttttatattgaaattaatacagtttcactgtctgaatcttgggtattagataccggatgtggatctcatatttgtataaatatgcaggagctaaatcagactagggaactaaagaaagaaagcataaacttgcgagtaggaaatggagcaagagttgccgccctcgcaattggagattatgttttaaatttgccctctgggcttgtaatagaattaaggaattgtttatacgttcctcaaatgtctcgcaacattatttctattagccgtcttgttgacgacggttttcatatttcaataaaagacaagagttgcaatttttataaagattcgatcttttatttttcaggaatttcacaaaatgggatttatgtgttagataacaaaattcctgcttttgcaattgataccaaaagacataagatagataattcaacttacttgtggcattgtcgtttaggccatataaacaagagacgcatgctaaagctacattcagatgggcttatagatccaatcgatcccgaatcattggaaacatgcgaatcatgtttaaaaggtaaaatgacaaagacaccctttagcaataaaggtgagcgtgtatcagacactctaggactcattcattcagatgtatgtggtcctatgtcagtccaagcaagaagaggattcagattctttataagcttcatagatgaccatacccgatatggttacatctacttgatgaagcacaagtcataagcttttgagaaattcaaatgcttcaagaatgaagtagaaaatcaattaggaaagaaaataaagacgcttcgatctgatcgaggtggcgaatatctttcagatgattttctgaactatctaactgaatgtgggatatgctcacaatggacacctccctatacaccacaacacaatggtgtgtccgagaggagaaaccgtaccctattagatatggtacgatccatgatgagcatgaccttacttccaaagacgttctggggctatgctttagaaactgccctcttcaccctaaatcgagtaccaactaaatccgctagttccacaccatatgaattgttcgttggtaggaaacccgtgttttcatttatgagagtatggggttgtttagcctttgtcaaacgcattgcgtccgacaaactagattcgaaatctgataaatgtttcttcattggataacctaaggaaactatgggatattacttctatcatccagatgatcagaaagtaatcgtatccaagcacgcaaccttcttagagaaagagtttctcgaagaaacacaaaagggaagcatgattgaacttgacgaagttcaagaagaagaaacaccgactgaaacaacagaggcggttgaggtacccgaaggggtcccattagatgagactctagtgccacctattcgtagatcacaaagagttcgtgaactcccagttagatatggttttctagtgggagatgataatgaggttcccgtgttagacgacgaacccgaaaactacgaagaggctcttactagtctagattctaaagcatggcttgaggccatggattctgaaatggattccatgtatactaaccaagtgtggactttggttgatccacccaaagggataatacccattgggtgcaggtggatcttcaaaaagaagacagacatggatggaaaggttagaacctacaaagctaggttagtagcgaaaggatatcgtcagaagcaaggaattgattatgacgaaactttctctcctgtggctatgtccaaatcaatcagaatcatgcttgcaattgccgctcactacgattatgagatttggcaaatggatgtgaaaacagcttttctaaacggaaatctgcttgaggatgtatatatgatgcagcctgaaggtttcatatcgaaggatgcaaataaagtttgcaaacttcagagatccatttatggactcaagcaagcatctagaagctggaataagcgttttgacgaaaccataaaacaatttggtttcgaacaaaattgcgaagaagcttgcatttacaagaaagcaagtgggagctctatagcatttctcatactatatgtggacgatatattgttaatgggaaatgacattgctctattacagtcggtaaaagtatggttatccggtaacttctcaatgaaagaccttggtgaagcagcctatatacttggtataaagatctacagagatagagcgcgtagactgcttggtctttcacaggctacatacattgaaaaggtgctaaatcggtttagcatgcttgaatcgaaatgaggtaacttacccatgctacatggagtaaagttaaacaatcatcaatgtcctaaaactgatgatgacaaacgacgcatggctgtagtcccgtatgccagcgtgatcggttcgattatgtatgctatgctatgcactagacctgacgtagcgttcgcgttatttgtaacgagtcgttactaagggaatccgggagacgagcattggattgccgtcaagaacattcttaagtacttgagaagtactaaagatatgtttctagtgtacggagaaggtgatctgaaaatagaaggattttcagacgcaagtcatctcacagatgagaatgattataaatcccaatcaggatacatgtttatcttgaatgggggcgcggtcagttggaagagttccaagcagggaagcgtagctttctctacgaccgagtcagagtatatcgcagctgcggaagcagcaaaggaagcggtttggattagaaagttcattacagaactaggtgtggtgtctgacattgtcaatcccattacactgtactgtgataacaatggagccattgcgcaagcaaaggaaccacggtctcataatgcatccaagcattaccttaagcgataccacatcattagagagattgtggctagaggagatgtgagaatagaaagagtacctacagaggacaacgttgcagatccgttgacaaagcctttaacccagagaatacatgatcgtcatttaacttctactgggataaattttagaaacaattggctttagtccaagtgggagtatgttggggtttagtgtcctatagacaattgttctaggatacaaacttaatgtaaatgaattgttctttgtatcatttgtttaatgagatatatgttttataactatataaaagcaatcccttttaagcactaaataaagtctaataaaaggaaatccgtaagtttatttaaagtgattataaagtgttcatacaagcatgaagtgagacaaaactttatagtaaactgataaacttaaaaccaccccaagtcaagtgatatgtttgggattgacatatcactgttgagacttgtatgtaacaatgtcttctgtccgacagaaagctgatctcacaagcttcatatatatagatatctggacagttacatagatccgattaaacgttgttcattaggattggggatccgatttgagataacaggatgggtagattcatccttgtcacctgttcatctcattggtattgataggtataactaatcctcagactcaaaggaatattaattggtattctggattacggaatgtgatgctttgactctggtgtaacacgatccttaacagagatgactctggggtgtgaacagtagacgttgggtatcacaggaagtaattgcggagtcgttatatattggattgagcatttatcactcccgataaatgggagatacatccatggatcgcttgtggaagactcgactctaaatccttgcaaggtgatagcttaagagtaagaaatacagatttcacttaacctatccttttgagttgactcggcctgtacaagtaaaacgaacgtctcgctatatgtgacttgacatcacccatagtcataagattcagttcaaggatgtagttgataaaggatcgaattatactgtaactaatacggaaaggttaacgacagaatcaacctgtcttcttatagctctgggggaatgattacggacttgctaatcacatactctgtacatcattccgttatgcaaagataaatgtaattctttgaaaattaatttaataacgttgcatacggctagaagcaataagaacctaatggatcacacataagacttggaacctaaaagagagatagatgttaattaattgatagaatcccaattgagcccaataaggcccatggacataagggggtcgaaattcatgtagtgatatacatgaataattaatttgattttgttaatcctaattagattaggaatatgaattaaattaattaagagataattaagttaggagttttaattagattaatatactcctattattatccaataaggttattattattatccttaatatattagatatatagtgagataataattaggaattctattccgaatggaattcctattcagtaacctaattctatctaactagggattagatacaagagattataaatacccattcccttgagatttttgaaatccaagcaagccataccctacttgtgattttcgaaattcacctagtccaagagagagaaaattcgacacccctagttcgaggacgagatttctctacggcttcgtttgatcaattaattttcatctatttcttttatccttgatcttgtgttgattagttagaggcaatctactttggttgctattcaacggttgatactaaattaatcttcccgtattttattttgtgtttgggaactcgaagaagaaaacaaacaaaagggagaaattcgttttactactcctacatcaggtcagttcacgatttcgcggattcccggagattgaaccgtcggatcgtcgcgatttttggacaggagcttctagacatattcttccacgtttccaccaaagggattgtcgttcggaggtctggaaggtctgtttcggataggggcagattggtagacagtttctatctcttttgaagttgtgggcacttcgtttgcaacggtagatagaacttctaaaaggtatttcttcttatccttctttatatgaaataacggttaacggatcttgtggttaaatggaaataggttaaattttttatatttgcgCTGCTATACcctagcctaatttccaacaaatcttagtcatagtttcagagaggggtttggaagttttgagagattttagagagaaagtatttatgccagagaattcggtaagtgtaaagagataaaaaaaatggggatttgcccattatttatagctgtaagaggtggatcttatcgaatccatgtgtcagttttgccttgggattgtcaatcgATAAGGATCCTGGCATtcatgacacattcggcgcatacgtcatcctaggtggctattgatgcgcctcccgtaaaggagactcactaagggataagtgtaccccgtcgttatcaagtaataaaattctggataagtccaggtatcgtccacatgatttattactgcaagtatcgagctacttggtctcaggtgttatctaggctttggggggttttgagtttgtttgtttaagttaatctactcctaggttgaattacgctactcctagctaaactatgctaattctaattaagttattctacgcctaattaagttactctacccctaagtgatctttcactaatgcaattacccgaaggaacatgggatgaacgataataatgaagttaggttattaggtctattgattaaaaacctaatctaagtcacgtgtattcaaggcgattatccttacttaccctcctgaagttcctagttcATGATTCCCTtttaaggccgaaactaggtctaaggctcagcaatttgggcttaatcaactaagaggtcgtcaatctcctaggctctgactaggtcagattcagctcacaatatgtgcctactcgattttggggcttttgaatgagttaaaccaattgaataaagcgtaagacaaagattaaacaaataatcatagaacaaaacaagagctaaaatattattaaaggcgaagaacaatgtcacaggatacaattagcctaggattcatagactgtatcaaagagtacaaacaaggaaagataaaaggagatacgaaaatccctttcggggaacctgtctactctgtagccggcttcctaggtcttaaggacggaccttgaatattcctcggagagcagctttgaaggagcttcaatggaggttgaagaagatggaggagatggagaggaatttcaaggggaaagctaaagtaaattacaataatgaaagatgattaatttacaatggaaaagttctatttatagatgtagctcgggccctctttttgacctatttcgtgtccttatgcaggtaggaagtcgtgggaccggtcgtggagtcatgggggcggaattggtctttttgaccaattcctgcaggtctgctcgccgagcagggcgagctgctcgccaagcaggcactgctcgtcgcgagcaggctccctgctcgcccgagcaggcctctgagggcctgctcggtgagctggcctacgaaggccagttcgtcgagtaGTCTTGCCCGGCACGCCTCTGCACGGTCGCCGAATGCCAAAAGTGTGTTTTTCGCCCgtacttatccctgcgcatgcacaaaaactccagatagcattagtccaaaggctaaattgacccgccaatcgcttattttgagcaaacgctttgtttggtgcgacttttgacggatcaattagcttcaaaagataatggaattataatatgcatgccattttggccgtatttgcctaaattgatcataaaacgagcctaaacaacgaaaagtaaataaaacatttccaatttctaactaactcacacaaaagcatttaaatgcgagaattgctcgcttattaactaaataacgctaaaaaccgtcctaaaaccgtacccaaagataggggtttttgacccctatcaaaccttctcgcacttaaaactttacttgtccccaaataaactaaaaaactaaacccgtaatcacaagcaagctagaaaacctcccggtttgactaggtgcactagtacagaaatgctcaCTTGTGTCGCACCTCTTGTGTCGCGCTTAAAGATAAAGCGACACAATAGAGTAACTAGTGTCGCGCGTTTTGTAAACGCGACACAACTAAGTATTTTGTGTCATCACTTGTGTCGTGCTTTAAGAGCGTGCGTCACAAACGTATTACTTCTTGTATCGCCTGTCTTACAGTGTGACACAAGAGCAAACTTGTGACGCTCTTTTATAAAAGCGACACAAAGAGTGTGTTATCTTTGTGACACACTTTTATAAAAGCGACACAAGGAGTGTGTTATCTTTGTGACACGCTTTTATAAATGCGACACAAAGAGTGTGTTATCTGTACAAAATTAATCGTTTGTTTATTGTATTAATAATTCTAAATAGGCATATAGTTCATATTGGCCCCTAAACTATACCTTGAAAACCAATTAACTCCccaaactattaaaattatcaaTCAAGCCCTTAACCTATTTAAAAATCAACAATTGTCACTCTTATCTCATTGTACTAAGAATTAATAGTAATTAATCACAATTCAACAATTTAACACATATGTAATATTATAGAGGGTATGAGATATATTCATCTCAAGTCCCAAAAAGGCTccaagataaaataaaataaaaatttcacaACACATGCCGATTTTTTATAACTGGGAAAGTTAAGTCGGGGGTCCGATATATTACCGCCTAGGCGGTTCAAGTCAGAGTAAGTCGGGGCAAGTCGGGCTAGGCGGGTAAGTCGGGTTAAACGGGTTAGGCGGCTCAAAAATCAGatgaataataaaattataaaaaatttactataaaataatacaaataaaaataaataagactAGTTTACAGCAATAGCACTAAATAAAACCAATTTACAGCAACAGCactaaaaatctaaaaattagATACTACTAAAAATCCCAATATCCATCTAATCTTCTAAGTGCCCTaattttaatttcacaatcgcAGCCACCATCTGCTTCTTCCTCATCGCTCGCCTCTGCTCCTTCTTCCTCATCGGCGTCGCTCGcctctgcttcttcttcttgatcgcACTCTGTTCTTCCTTCTTTCTGTGCAAAGGTACCGTATATATGTTCTTCCTTCGTAATCGACATGCGCTATGGAACAAAGTCACTTTCAAATTGTCAAAATCAATGGGGAAAACTTTCTCGAAGTCTCCGGCGGGGCATTATGGGAAGATGTCTTGAAACGATGCGTTTCACGCTTCAATTTAGCTCCCAGATCATGGATTGATTATCTCGGTTTAACCGTAGGCGGAACTTTGTCCAACGCCGGCGTTAGTGGCCAAGCCTTCCGTTACGGACTGCAATCCTCAAACGTGACGGAGTTGGACGTCGTAACGGGAAGGTGAGATTGTGACATGCTTCGAGACGGAAAATTCTCAACTATATTTCGGTGTCTTAGGCGGTCTCGGCCAGTTTGGAATCATTACCAGAGCTAGAGCCGAGTTGCAGGCAGCACCAGATAAGGTTGGTTTTTtcataatttgttaattaattttgcaAAATCTGGACACtctacttttttattttattttaataaagtgTTGATTATTAAAAATGTCTGTGATTAGGTGAGATGGATAAGAATGGTGTATTTAGAATTTGAAGATTTCACCAGGGATGCTGAGTGGTTAGTGAGTAGGGGAAACAACATGTCGTTTGATTATGTTGAAGGTTTTGTTTTTATCAACAACAATGACCCTATAAATGGATGTCCTTTCATTTCATTCGACCTGGATGGTGGCTAATTTTATCCTATTTCAGTCCAATAAGAGTCGTAGATGCTGAATGCGCGAGTTACAGATTgcctttttgtttttcttcaaaTCTTGTCAAATCGAGCACGAATGTTAGGGTGTCAATTCCTTTCTTGCTGATTCCAGCTCAGTGAGTTAATTGTCGCTTTCACTATTAATTAGCAGAACTATTAACTTGTTCTTCTTTGATTTCAGGGAAATCTCAAGTCTTTCCGTTTAGGATTCAGGTAAGTTTGATGTTTGAATTGAACTATTGAATTATGTTTATGATTTTCTGTTCATTTGCAGGGAGACTCCAGTTATGAGGGTTGCTAGTGTTGAACAAGAGAATAACAGGTTAGATGTTTTCAAGGAGATGAAGCTGAGGTTTCTGAATTTCAAGAAGCACAAATATCTGTGAGTAGAAAATTTTGAGGATTTCTCCTTGGTTTTTGaggaattgtttatatattTGTGATGAATACAGAGAAGAAGTGGAGCATTTTCAGAATCTGGCTGAGCTGCAGTCACCAAAGGTTAGCATTTCCAACATCtccatttccatttccatttccattgGTTAGCATTTTTCAACTGACAAGTTGAACAGTTTATGGTGATTGCTTGTGTAGCCTCGAGGGTGTGCC includes these proteins:
- the LOC136209940 gene encoding beta carbonic anhydrase 1, chloroplastic-like isoform X2, whose amino-acid sequence is MSFHFIRPGWWLILSYFSPIRVVDAECASYRLPFCFSSNLVKSSTNVRVSIPFLLIPAQETPVMRVASVEQENNRLDVFKEMKLRFLNFKKHKYLEEVEHFQNLAELQSPKFMVIACVASRVCLGAIS
- the LOC136209940 gene encoding uncharacterized protein isoform X1, translating into MSFHFIRPGWWLILSYFSPIRVVDAECASYRLPFCFSSNLVKSSTNVRVSIPFLLIPAQETPVMRVASVEQENNRLDVFKEMKLRFLNFKKHKYLEEVEHFQNLAELQSPKPRGCALEQFHDNPFPVVEKT